The Chloracidobacterium sp. genome contains the following window.
GTCACTGCTGATCCTGGTCGGTGTGGCGATGGATACGGTTTCGCAGATCGAGGCTCAGTTGGTTATGAGGAACTACGAAGGATTTCTCGGAGCCGGCTCGAAACTTCGCGGACGCAGATCGTAGGAAATAGTGCACCACAGCGTCACATAGTTCACGGAGCTATCTGAATTATTGTTTCAGACCTTCGGTGCACTAGGTGGCTCTGTGGTGAATAGTTTTGATGGATAAGATAATTGTTCTCATAGGTGCACCCGGAGCAGGAAAAGGCACGCAAGCACGATTGTTGCAGGAGCGTTGCGGAATACCGCAGATCTCGACCGGTGATATGTTCCGCGAAATGAAGTCGCTTGACACGCCGCTCGCACGCGAAGTGCAGGAGATAATGGCATCGGGGAATCTGATCTCGGACGAGATCACTTACAAGATAGTCCGCGAACGAACGTCGAAGAGCGACACGGCCGGAACATTTCTGCTCGATGGATATCCTCGAACGGCTGTTCAGGCAGAACAGCTTGAAGAACTCGCAGGCGAACAGGGCAAGGAGATCGTGGCGATCGAAGTAGATGTGCCGACTCAAGAACTGCTCAAACGGCTCACGGGCCGACGAAGTTGCCCTGAGTGCGGTGAGATATACAATATTTATTCAAAGCCGCCGAAAGTTGAGGGTTTCTGCGACAGTCATCCCCAAACGGAGCTCGTACACCGTGCTGATGATAATGAGGCCAGCGTCAAAACTCGTCTGGATAATTATCAGATAAATACTCAGCCCCTACTCGAATATTACGATAGTTCAGGCCGACTGAAAAAGGTGAATGGAAACGGCGAGGTCGAAGATATTTTTACGGAAATGGCCGCAATGGTCTAGATTGAAAGATGGGTTCGGGTGCCAACATAAGCAATGTCTGGCGGTATCTGACCGGAAAGAAGATGATAATCGCGAAGACAGCCAAAGATCTGGATAAGATGCGAGCCGTGGGCGAATTGATCGCCGAGGTCCGCGAGGCTCTGCGCGTAATGGTCATCCCCGGCGTTTCTACCCTGGAACTCGACACGGCGGCTGAAAAAATGATCCGCGATGCAGGGGCCATTCCCACGTTTATCGGCTACCACGGATTTCCATATTCAATATGTGCATCGGTCAATCACGAGATCGTTCACGGTTTTTCTAAGCCTGACCCGCTCAATGAGGGCGACATTATTTCACTTGATATGGCTGCGACTTTCGAAGGATTTGTCGGCGATACCGCGATGACGGTCCCGGTCGGTGAGATCACGGACGAGCTCAAACAGTTGATCTGCGTCACCGAAGAATGTCTCCACCTCGGAATTGAGGCCGCGCGAGTAAATAATCGAATAGGCGACATTGGCTGGGCCGTGCAGGAGCACGCTCAGAAATTTGGGTACGGGATCGTCCGTGATTATACGGGACACGGAATCGGGCGGGCGATGCACGAGGCTCCGCAGATCCCGAATTACGGACGTCCGGGAACAAAAGAAAGAATTCGAGCCGGATATTGCTTTGCAATTGAACCGATGCTCAACTTGGGGACGCACGAAACGCGAACCCTTAGTGATAAGTGGACCGTTGTTACTTTGGACGGAAAGCCTTCAGCACACGCAGAACATACACTTGCTGTAACCGCTGACGGGCCGGAGATACTCACTCTGACCAAAGAGCAGAAAAAACAGTTGGCGGCAAAGGTCGCCGCCTGACTTGAAAAAGTTGCGCAAAAACGTTAACATCAACGGTTTGTCCAACTAGAAAGTTGGTTGGCTTTAGAATGTACGTCTAAAGAAAAAGCGATAGAGGCCACAGCGGCCGTTTGGGAACCTTGCCGAAAGCAATGTTCGAGGTCGCAATGGACGTAAATCAGCACGAGGTCCCGGCACATATTCCGGGAGGGATGTGGAAGATGATTATTCATATCATCCCAAGGTGACAAAGTTCTAGTCGGACTTTCTCGATTCGACCTTAGTCGTGGCTGTGTAACGTATCGCGATAGTTAAGACAGGGGAAAAGCAATGAAAGTGAGACCTTCAGTTAAAAAGATCTGCGATAAGTGCAAGATCATTCATCGTAAAGGCGTAGTTCGTGTAATTTGCGACAATCCGAAGCATAAACAGCGTCAGGGATAGGTTTATTTAGGAGACATTATGGCTCGCGTAGCAGGAGTTGATTTACCGCCCAATAAACGGGCACAGGTTGGAATGACCTACATCTATGGTGTAGGCAAGTCGCGTGCGACGGAAATCTTGGATAAGGCCGGTATCAGCATCGATGCCCGCATCAAGGATCTTAGCGAAGACGAGCTGAACAAGATCCGTACGATCCTGGACACCGACGGCAATATTGAGGGTGATCTCAGAAAGCGCGTTCAAATGGACATTAAGCGTTTGATGGACATCGGATGCTATCGCGGCCTGCGTCATCGACGTGGACTGCCGGTTCGCGGACAGCGTACCAGCACGAACGCACGCACCCGGAAAGGCCCGCGTAAGGCAGCGGTCGCCAAGAAGAAGGCACCAGGTAAGAAGTAGTTATCAGTGAGCGGTAGTCGGTAAGTAGGATATCTGCTTGCATCTGCCGCTTACAGTTTACATATATGGCAAAAGCACCAGCAAAGAAGACTTACAAGAAGAAAGAGAAAAAGAACATTCCGGTCGGGATCGTTCACATTGCAGCGTCGTTCAACAACACGCTAATCTCGATCACCGATGCTAACGGCAATTTGGTCGCACAGTGTTCGTCGGGAGCACGCGGTTTCCGCGGTTCGCGAAAGGGAACGCCGTTCGCCGCTCAGCAGGCGTCGTCAGAGGCCGCTCGCAAGGCAGTCGAAGCCGGAATGCGTGAGGTGGAGGTTCGTGTCAAGGGCCCGGGCGGCGGTCGTGAGTCTGCTATCCGTGCGGTCAGCCAGGCCGGGATCCGCGTTACCGCGATCCGCGACGTGACGCCGATCCCACACAATGGATGCCGTCCGCCGAAGCGTCGACGCGTCTGATATTTTTTATTAAGGATATTTTTGGCACAGTGTCAAAAATATTCGTTTTTTAAGTTACGTTTCAACTATCGAAAGGATGAAGGGTGATCTGTCACCTGTAAACTTTTCCGTTAGAGAACGGAGGCAGGAAGATAACAAATGGCTAGATATAGAGATGCGGTGTGCCGATTGTGCCGTCGCGAAGGTGGAAAATTATTTTTGAAAGGCGACCGGTGCTTCAAACCGTCGTGCGCAATTGAAAAGCGTGGAACCAACCCGCCGGGACAGCACGGAGCGGCCCGTCGCAAGATGCTCGCCGGCTACGGCGAACAGCTTCGCGAAAAGCAGAAGGTGAAGCGTATCTATTTCATTCTCGAAAAACAGTTCCGCAACTACTTTGAAAAGGCTCGGCGCCAAAAGGGAGTTACGGGCGAGAACTTGTTGTTTATGCTTGAGCGTCGGCTGGATAATGTCGTTTACCGTTCAGGTTTTTCGACATCACGCCGTCAGGCTCGCCAACTCGTGAATCACGGGCATATCACCGTTAACGGAAAAAAGGTGGACATCCCGTCGTTTCAGGTTAAGGCCGGCGATGTAGTTACCGTCAAGGACAAGAGCCAGAAAAATACGCACGTAGAGGGTGCGTGGCAGACCTCGGCGGGTCGCGGACGGCCGTCGTGGCTGAGTGCCGGTGCGGTGGAATTTAGCGTATCGGTTTCGGGGACTCCTCGTCGTGAGGATGTCGGCGCAAATATTAACGAACAGCTTATCGTCGAACTTTACAGTAAGTAACGCAGTCGGTTTCCGGTTTTTGGTCGAATTGACCCTGGGCGATCCTGCCCAGGCAAAGGCCAAAAGCCGGAAACTAAAAACTATTTTAAAACGCATATGACACAGAGTAATAGTTGGACAGATTTTCAAATGCCGAGCCGTTTGAATGTTGAGACGGAAACCCTTACGGAACGTTACGGGAAGTTCTACGCCGCTCCGTTCGAACGTGGGTTTGGTACAACGATCGGAAACTCGATTCGCCGGGCTCTCTTGTCGTCGATCGAGGGAGCGGCCATCACAGCCGTTAAGATCGATGGCGTCGAGCACGAATTTTCGTCGATCAAGGGCGTTGTCGAGGACGCGACGGATGTAATTCTTAACTTAAAGCAGGTTCCGTTCAAGTTGCACGGCAGCGGCCAGAAAACGCTTTCGATCAGCAAAAAAGGAGCGGGCGAAGTTACTAGCGCCGATATTGAGGCCGACGGCGACGTCGAGGTCCTTGATAAGACGATCCATATCGCAACGATCAGCTCTGGCGGTTCGATCGGGATCGAAATGAGATTAAAGTCCGGTCGGGGCTATGTATCGGCTGAGGTAAATAACGACGAAGACCTGTCGGTCGGTTATATCCCGATCGACTCGGTCCACACGCCGATCAAAAAGGTAAACTACACGGTGGATCAGACCCGGCAGGGTTCGAACACTGAGTTTGACCGGTTGACGATCGAAGTTTGGTCGGATGGTTCGGTCAAACCGGAAGATTCGATCGGCCTGGCAGCCAAACTGGTCAAGGATCATATGGCCATCTTCATCAACTTCGAAGAAGAGGAAGAAGAATACAAATATGAGGATATTGCCCGTCCGCCGCTGATGCGTAACGACCTATTGGATAAATCGGTCGACGAACTCGAGCTTTCGGTCCGCTCGTATAACTGCCTCAAGAATGCAGATATTCGCTCGATCCGGGACCTTATCCGCCGTAGCGAAAAGGATATGCTGAACACCAAGAACTTCGGCAAGAAATCGCTCACCGAGATCAAGGATATGCTTCACGGTATGGGGCTCGATTTCGGAATGGACTTTGACGAGCAAGGCAATCCGATCCCGGGCTCGGGTGGGAGAGATCTAGACTAAGAGTACGGAATCCGGGAAGTCGGCAACTTGCCGTCCCGGTTCGGAATGACTCGAACGACTTAACGAAATGAGACACTTAAAAGCACATCGTAAATTGGGCCGCACCAGCGAGCATCGCATGTCGCTGCTCCGCAATCTGGCGACTTCGCTCATCAACGCGGACAAAGAGCACATCGTGACCACCGTACCGAAGGCAAAGGAACTTCGTCCGTTCATCGAAAAGGCGATCACGCTTGCTCGCAAAGCACAGAACTTATCGGGTGACGATGCTGTTCTGCGCGGGGTTCACCTGCGACGGCAGGCAGCACGCTTTTTCCACGCTGGCAACAGCACATTCAAGGCTGAGCAGAGCCGTTTCCGTGGTAATAAGGGTGAGGCGAAAGAGCCGATCGTTCGTACCGCGGGCGTAAAAGCCGTCCAGCGGCTTTTCAATGAGCTCGGAGAGCGCTATAAAGACCGTACCGGTGGTTATACGCGTATCATCAAACTCGGCCGCCGTGTCGGTGACAATGCTGAAATGGCCGTCATCGAATTGGTGGATAACCCACGGGAACTTGCTGCTAAGGGCTAGTTCATCGGAGGATTGCCGGTATGATCGATAACACTGCTCGGGCCAAGGACGATAACGTCGTCGAAACGAATGTGAGCAAGACCGAAGGAGCATCATTCAATATGAATGAACTCCAGGCACTTGCCGAACTGGTAAACGAACACGGCTTCACGGATTTTGAGTTCGAAAACGAGAACATTCGTGTACGCCTCAGCAAAATGGCGGCGGCGCCCGTCTTGCAGTCGGCACCTGCAGCAGTTCCGGCGGTAAGTTCAGCACCTGCTGAATCGGCACCGGCGGAAGTTCAAGCTGATCCTGATGCCGGCCTTCATAAGATAACCTCGCCGATCGTTGGAACATTCTATCGCTCACCAGGGCCGGAGAAGGACGCGTATGTCTCCGAAGGGAGCAATGTGTCGGCTGAGACAACCGTCTGCATCGTCGAGGCGATGAAGCTGATGAACGAGATCCAGGCTGAAGTGTCGGGCGAGATCATCAGGATATATGTCGAAAATGGGCAACCGGTCGAATTTGGCCAGGCACTTTTCGGCGTGAGGAAATAGTTATTCGCCGCGGAGACGCAGAGACGCTGAGAGAAAGCAAGGAAAGGAGCCTTTTGCCGACCCTGATTTCATAAACTCGACGACTCAAGGTCTCGGCGGTTTATTTTTTATAAATGCGGGAAATTCGTAAAGTACTGATCGCAAATCGTGGTGAGATCGCTTGCCGCATAATTTGGACGTGTAAGGAGATGGGCATTAAGACCGTCGCCGTCCACTCCGAAGCGGACCGGGAAGCATTACACGTACGGTTTGCGGATGAGGCGATCTGCATCGGCCCGGCGGCGTCAGCCGAAAGTTATCTGAACATCCCGGCGATCATCAGTGCCGCTGAGATCACAAATGTTGATTCGATCCATCCTGGCTATGGTTTTTTGGCCGAATCGGCAACGTTTGCCAAGATCTGCGAAGATTGCAATATTAAGTTTATCGGCCCACCAGCGGATGTGATCGCGATGATGGGTGACAAGGTCGAGGCAAGACGGACGATGGCGGCCGCCGGCGTGCCCATCCTCCCGGGCAGTCCGGACCCGATCGAATCTGCCGAGGAAGCACTCAAGATCGCCCTGGAGATCGGCTTTCCGCTGATCATTAAGGCGGCAGCAGGCGGCGGTGGACGCGGAATGCGTATCGTCCGTGAAGAAAGCGAGCTCCAAGGGAGCCTCGAACTTGCCCAAACCGAAGCTCTGAATGCCTTTAAGAACGGTTCGGTCTATATCGAGCGATATATTGAGCGGCCGCGTCACATCGAGATCCAGGTACTCGCGGATGAGCACGGCAACGTTATCCATCTCGGCGAGCGTGAGTGTACGATCCAACGTCGACACCAGAAATTGCTCGAAGAAGCTCCATCTTCCGCGATCTCGCAGGAACTTCGTGACAAGATGGGTGCGGTGGCGGTCAAGGCTTGCCAGGAGATAGGTTACACAAGTGCGGGTACGTTCGAGTTTTTGCTCGATGAAGACGGTAGTTTCTATTTTATGGAAATGAACACCCGTATTCAGGTCGAGCATCCGGTTACGGAAATGGTTACGCTGGCGGATATCGTCCGCAATCAGATATTGATCGCAACCGGCGAGAATATTGGCTACTCGCAGGACGAGGTGCAGATAGTGGGACACTCGATAGAGTGCCGCATTAATGCCGAAGACCCCGTCAAGTTTACGCCGAGTCCCGGTAAGATCACGGCATTTAACATTCCCGGCGGGCCGGGTGTTCGTGTCGATACGGCTGTTTACCCGGGTTATGTCGTACCGCCGTATTACGATTCGATGATCGCAAAACTTATCGTCCACGCCCGCACCCGCGAACTTGCGATCGCTCGTATGCGGAGGGCACTCCAAATGATGGTGGTAGAGGGAATCAAAACGACAATTCCGCTTCATCTCAAGATAATGGACGATGAAAATTTCCAGAAAGGTGAATTTTCGACCAAGTTTATGGAAGAGTTCAAATACGAGATCTGATCAACATAAAGCCAATAGGCATAAGGTTGTTAGCTTAAATTCATAAGTTGATAGAATCTCCGGAATAGTAGATAATCTTTTCAGAATTACTTTGCACTTTGAGTTATAAGTTATTCAATAAATTTTGTGGTTTCCGTACAAGTTTACGGAGTTACTGCGAGCAATAGGAGAGGCTGATACAGCAAGACAATATGTCAACAGTTAAAGAAGTAAAAGAACAAATCGTAGGTGACTACAAAACCCATACGTCTGATACGGGTTCGTCACAAGTCCAGATAGCGTTGCTATCGCAGCGTATAACCGAGCTTACAGCTCATTTCAAGATCCATAAGAAAGATAACAATTCGCGTCGCGGCTTGCTGATATTGGTCTCGCGTCGAAGGAAGCTCCTGGATTATCTTAAGCGTCGTAATATTGACGCTTACCACGAGATCATCAAGAAGTTAGGCCTGCGTCGTTAAGCGTTTGGCTGGAGAGCAACGGCCGCGTATATTGAGCCACGGCCGCTTTCCATTATTTTGTGGAACGAAAATATAAGAGCCGCTTCGGGCTTTTGAGACAAGATATCTTCGCGAAGATTTTGCCGGTGGTTGCTGAACGTGACAGTACACTACGCCGCCGGTTAAATGAAGGTCATCGGAAAAAATCAGTAGTTGTTCAAAGACGAAAGGGCTTCACGGCACAGCCTCCTTTCGTCTTTGTTTTTTTGAGGAACAGATAATGACAAATAAGAAATATTTGAATGAATCGATCAAACTCGGCACAAGAGAGTTGATCGTTGAAACAGGCAAGGTTGCCAAGCAGGCCGATGGTTCGGTCGTGATCCGTTATGGCGATACGATGCTGCTCGTAGCGGCCGTTTCCGCCCGCACAGCCAAAGAAGGGCTGGACTTTTTCCCGTTGACAGTTGAGTATCGCGAGAATTCATTTGCCGCAGGCCGCATTCCCGGAAACTATTTCCGACGTGAAGGCCGTCCGTCGGAAAAGGAGATCTTGACGTGTCGAATGATCGACCGTCCTGTCCGACCGCTCTTTGCAGACGGCTACCGTTTTGAAACCCAGATCGTCGCATCGGTCATCTCGTCCGATGCTGAGAACGATCCGGATGTCATCGCGATCACGGGTGCGTCGTGTGCCCTGTATCTTTCTGACATCCCATTCCACAATCCGATCGCCGGTGTTCGAATTGGCCTGATCGACGGCAAGTACGTCATTAATCCCACCTTTGACGAGCGCCGCGAGTCGCAACTTAATTTGATCGTTGCCGGTACTGAAGAAGCGATCTGTATGGTCGAATGCGAGGCCGACGAAGTCGAGGAGACCATTATGGTCGAGGCTCTGATGCTCGCTCACCGCGAGATCAAACGTCTCTGTCTGTGGCAAAAGGAACTCGGCAAGGCTCTCGAGATCACAAAACGAGAGTTCACTCCGCCGACGCTCGACGAAGCAACGGTTGCTGAAGTTGAAAAGAACTTTGCGGACAAATTACGTGCCGCACTGGATTCGACCGGTCGTGACAAGATCGCGGTTTACGCCGGCCTCGACGCTCTTAAGAAAGAGGTTGTTGATAGCTATCCGGACGACGATCCGGCGAAGCGGTCGATGGCCGCGAAGGCGTTCGGCCACCTTAAGGAAAAGATCTTTCGTGAGGATATGCTTGTTAATAAGCGTCGTCCTGACGGCCGCCGTTTCTCCGAGATCCGACCGATCTCGGCTGAGGTCGGCTGGCTGCCGCGAGTTCACGGTTCGGCACTGTTCACCCGCGGTGAAACGCAGGCGATCGTAACTACGACACTCGGTACCAAGATGGACGGCCAGTTTATGGATGATCTGGAAAAAGGCACCATCGACCGCCGATTTATGCTTCACTATAATTTTCCGCCTTACTCAGTCGGAGAAACCGGCAGATTTGGAAGCACGTCACGCCGCGAAACGGGCCACGGCAACCTCGCCCGCCGTGCGATAATGTCGGTTCTGCCGGATGACACTGATTTTCCTTACACTATCCGTATCGTCTCCGATATTACTGAATCAAACGGATCTTCGTCGATGGCTTCGGTCTGCGGCGGTATCCTGAGCCTTATGGATGCAGGTGTGCCGATCAAAAAGCCGGTCGCGGGCGTGGCTATGGGCCTAGTAATGGAGGGGAATCGTTACGCGATCCTTTCGGACATCGCCGGTGCCGAAGACCATTACGGCGATATGGACTTTAAGGTGACGGGGACCGCGGACGGAATCACGGCACTTCAAATGGATATTAAGGTTGGCGGTATCAACGCGATGATCTTGCAGGAAGCCCTCGAGCAGGCGCGCAAGGGCCGTCTGCATATCCTCGAGATAATGAATCAGGCTCTAGCCGAACCACGCGAGAGCCTGTCGGAATTTGCGCCGAGGATCATCACGCTGATGATCAATCCGGACAAGATCCGTGATGTTATCGGGCCGGGCGGCAAGATGATCCGATCGATCACCGAGGAAACCGGTGCCAAGATCGACATCTCGGACGACGGTACTATACTGATCGCGACTGCCGACGGCGAAGCCGCTCAACTTGCGATCGCACGCATCAAGGCCCTTACGGCTGAGGCCGAGATCGGTGAGACGTATATGGGTACGGTTTCGCGTATCGTGGACTTCGGTGCGTTCGTTGAGATAATGCCGGGACTTGACGGCCTGCTTCATATTTCCGAGATCTCAGACCGCCGTGTACGCGATGTGCGTGACGAACTCAAGGAAGGCCAGCAGATCCTCGTTAAATGTATCGGGAAAGAAGGCAACAAGATCAAGCTTTCTCGCAAAGCGATCATCGCTGAGGAAAAGGGCAATGAGGCCGGCGGTGATGAATAATCATCGCGGTAAATAATTAGTCTTCGATTTAGGAAATCAGGTCCGGTTATTACTTTCTTGTGGTAGCCGGATCTTTTTTTATTGGTTTAGACAATTTTTTGAAAATAAACTTTGAGAAATATGGAAAATGGCCGCGATTGACCATATCTTCCCACTGAATCATAAGAAATACCGGGATTTGCTAAGCAGTAATTTGAAAATTGAATATTATACGTGCATTTGCCTGCCGTTTTTGATATGTTTCTAGAACTGCCCCGAAATCCTGTTTTACACTGCGAGTGCCAATCGTACAGTGAAAGTACATTTCTTTTGCGCGAACTCTTTTTTTGGTTTAGTTATGAGAATGAAGAAAAATAATCTTAGGGCAATGCTGTCTGTGATCTGCTTGATGTCGATCGTAGCCACATTCGTCAAGGTCGAGGCTGGCCCTGTTCGTTTTGATCAGGTCGTACAGATTATGAATCCGACACCGGGTAAGGCTGAGACAAGTAGCTTTACGCGGATACGGCTCGTCAACTATTACGACGGATTTGTGGTAGGCGACGATGGCGATGATGACAAAAAGGCAGGCATAACTAAACAGGATGGCCGCGTCATTACCGAGACCAAAACGGACATTGTCGAAGACGATGTGTGCGATTGTGTCGAACCTGAAGTGGTCAGCAAGTTTCCGAAGTGGGCTCTTCTCGGATTAGCAGCGATACCGGTTGCACTGATCCTGATCAAGCGTAAAAAGGATGAGCCGACGCCGACCACGCCGACGCCAACTCCGACGCCGACCGTCACACCGACACCGACACCGACCGTCACACCGACGCCGACTCCGCCGGAGCCAGTTCCTGAGCCGGTTACGATCTTGCTGTTTGGAACAGGATTGGCATCGATCGGTTTGGCCGCTCGACGGAAATTCGGTAAGAAGAAAAAGGGCGAAGAAGAAGGTAAATAAGCTCGATTAAGGGATTTGCGGCACAAGAGCCGCTGCCGGGTGGAACAAAACAATCCGGCCAAAAGATCAGGGGAAATTAAGATGCGTGTTACTCGATATAGTTTTTTATTAATTGTCGGCCTAATGCTGACGATCGGAATTTCGACGGCGTTTGCCTCGGCTGACGATAGCGGCAAGAAGCGTCCGAAGGATGCCGGTACTTTGAGTATTCGTACAACGGAAGAAGCATTTCCGGTAAAGATCGACGGAGTCGAACGCGGAATGACCGGCGTCGGGACACCGGCGGAATATTATCTTACACCGGGCACTCATACGGTCGAGGTTTTAGGGCCAAACGGAAAGATATGGAAGAGTCAGATCGAGATAAGACGCGGCCAGAAACATTGTGTTTGTCTTAAGATCGTTCGTGAGACCATTAGCCGGCCCTGTCCATACAATTTCCAACTTGGTGGACCCGATCGGGTAAATGAGGGTGACCTTGTGACATTTGCCGCCGTCAATACCGGTTCGGCACCTGTACCGATTCGGTACGCTTGGACGGTATCGCCGGGCACGATGAAAGTCGATGGTCAGGGAACGCCGACAATCACAGTCGATTCGACGGGACTTGGCGGTCGGACGATCAATGCTGAACTCGATGTAAACGATGACGTTTATGATAATAAATGCCGTCAGGTCATCTCGGTTCCGACGGATGTAACTCCGCGAAAGCCCGATGAACCATTGAAATACATCCTCTGTGATGAATTTGAATCGCGTACGGCCGACGATGACAAGGCTCGTCTCGACAATTGCTCGATCCAGGTTCAGAACATCCCGGATGCTCAGCTTTACATCTACATCTATCAGGGCACTGACCGTGCGAGTATGACTCGAAATACCTATGATCGTTTGTCGAAACGGGCACTCGATTACCTTGTCAAATCAAGAGGGATCGACCCGCGTCGGATCATATTGCAAAAGGGCAGCGACCGAGCCAGATCGACATATCAGATCTACATCGTGCCGCCGTCAGCGATACTGCCGGTTATCCAATAACTGAATAAAAAGTAGTAAGTAAATAGGGTGCACCTTGACGGTGTGCCCTTTTTTTCCGTTTGAAAGATGCCGCGAGAATATCCTTGCCAATGTGTGATATTCCACGTTTTCCTAAACTATGCTGTCGTAAAGTCGAGCATTAATGCCACTTGATGTGTTGCTCCAAAGCGGCACGCTAATTGCGCGAAAGATGATAGGGATTACTTTTTCGCTTATTGTTTTGCACGACGGTTTGGTACCAACGGAGGTGGCATATGCGATCTATACTACGGTCAATCGGACTCATTTTGACGCTCGCGGGCGTTGTTGCGGCGCAAGCAACAGGCTCGTCAGTATTCAGCTATAGCTTTGGGAAGGGCGGAAGCGAGGCCAAGACGGCCGCCGTCCATCTAGAAGCGTGGATCGGCAAGGGGATCTTGGATAAATTCCCGTGCGTCGATCAGATGGATATGGATAGCGTGGTGGCGATTTTGGATAATGAGCGTCAACGCCAACTGCTCAGTGGGGATGCGGACGATGCAATTCTAGAGAATGTTGCGTCTTCGATCGGGGCAGATTACATCATCGTTGTCAGAGGGACAACGATGGAAAATGGCAAAACCTACCTAAACGTGGTGGTTATGGACACACGTACTGGGCGGGCAGTCGTCCGCCGAAGCGGAGAGCCGGCAAGCGGCGAAGCGTTGGTGGATGTAATGTTGGGTCTCGAAAAGCAGTTGAT
Protein-coding sequences here:
- the pnp gene encoding polyribonucleotide nucleotidyltransferase — encoded protein: MTNKKYLNESIKLGTRELIVETGKVAKQADGSVVIRYGDTMLLVAAVSARTAKEGLDFFPLTVEYRENSFAAGRIPGNYFRREGRPSEKEILTCRMIDRPVRPLFADGYRFETQIVASVISSDAENDPDVIAITGASCALYLSDIPFHNPIAGVRIGLIDGKYVINPTFDERRESQLNLIVAGTEEAICMVECEADEVEETIMVEALMLAHREIKRLCLWQKELGKALEITKREFTPPTLDEATVAEVEKNFADKLRAALDSTGRDKIAVYAGLDALKKEVVDSYPDDDPAKRSMAAKAFGHLKEKIFREDMLVNKRRPDGRRFSEIRPISAEVGWLPRVHGSALFTRGETQAIVTTTLGTKMDGQFMDDLEKGTIDRRFMLHYNFPPYSVGETGRFGSTSRRETGHGNLARRAIMSVLPDDTDFPYTIRIVSDITESNGSSSMASVCGGILSLMDAGVPIKKPVAGVAMGLVMEGNRYAILSDIAGAEDHYGDMDFKVTGTADGITALQMDIKVGGINAMILQEALEQARKGRLHILEIMNQALAEPRESLSEFAPRIITLMINPDKIRDVIGPGGKMIRSITEETGAKIDISDDGTILIATADGEAAQLAIARIKALTAEAEIGETYMGTVSRIVDFGAFVEIMPGLDGLLHISEISDRRVRDVRDELKEGQQILVKCIGKEGNKIKLSRKAIIAEEKGNEAGGDE
- a CDS encoding PEP-CTERM sorting domain-containing protein → MKKNNLRAMLSVICLMSIVATFVKVEAGPVRFDQVVQIMNPTPGKAETSSFTRIRLVNYYDGFVVGDDGDDDKKAGITKQDGRVITETKTDIVEDDVCDCVEPEVVSKFPKWALLGLAAIPVALILIKRKKDEPTPTTPTPTPTPTVTPTPTPTVTPTPTPPEPVPEPVTILLFGTGLASIGLAARRKFGKKKKGEEEGK
- a CDS encoding PEGA domain-containing protein — encoded protein: MRVTRYSFLLIVGLMLTIGISTAFASADDSGKKRPKDAGTLSIRTTEEAFPVKIDGVERGMTGVGTPAEYYLTPGTHTVEVLGPNGKIWKSQIEIRRGQKHCVCLKIVRETISRPCPYNFQLGGPDRVNEGDLVTFAAVNTGSAPVPIRYAWTVSPGTMKVDGQGTPTITVDSTGLGGRTINAELDVNDDVYDNKCRQVISVPTDVTPRKPDEPLKYILCDEFESRTADDDKARLDNCSIQVQNIPDAQLYIYIYQGTDRASMTRNTYDRLSKRALDYLVKSRGIDPRRIILQKGSDRARSTYQIYIVPPSAILPVIQ